In one Dama dama isolate Ldn47 chromosome 5, ASM3311817v1, whole genome shotgun sequence genomic region, the following are encoded:
- the AARSD1 gene encoding alanyl-tRNA editing protein Aarsd1: MAFLCQRDSYAREFTTTVVSCRPAELHTEGSNGKKEVLSGFQVVLEDTLLFPEGGGQPDDRGTINDISVLRVTRRGTQADHFTQTPLTPGTEVQVRVDWERRFDHMQQHSGQHLITAVADDLFGLKTTSWELGRLRSVIELDSPSVTAEQVAAIEQSVNEKIRDRLPVNVRELSLDDPEVEQVRGRGLPDDHAGPIRVVTIKSVDSNMCCGTHVSNLSDLQVIKILGTEKGKKNKTNLIFLAGNRVLKWMERSHGTEKALTALLKCGAEDHVEAVKKLQNSSKLLQKNNLNLLRDLAVHIAHSLRNSADCGGVIALHRKDGDSEFMNIIANEIGPEETLLFLTVGDEKGAGLFLLAGPAEAVETLGPRVAEVLEGKGAGKKGRFQGKATKMSRRAEVQALLQDYVSTQSAEE, translated from the exons ATGGCGTTTCTGTGTCAGCGGGACAGCTACGCCAGAGAG TTTACCACCACTGTGGTCTCCTGCCGTCCCGCGGAGCTGCACACCGAAGGAAGCAACGGCAAGAAGGAAGTGCTGAGCGGTTTCCAAGTGGTACTGGAAGACACGCTGCTTTTTCCCGAGGGCGGGGGACAG CCTGATGACCGTGGTACAATCAATGACATCTCTGTGCTGAGAGTGACTCGCCGGGGCACCCAGGCTGATCATTTCACCCAGACACCCCTGACCCCTGGGACTGAGGTTCAAGTCCGGGTGGACTGGGAACGGAGGTTTGACCACATGCAGCAGCATTCAg GGCAGCATCTCATCACCGCAGTTGCTGATGATCTTTTTGGGCTGAAGACAACATCATG GGAGTTGGGGCGACTCCGGAGTGTCATTGAGCTGGACAGCCCCTCTGTGACTGCAGAGCAAGTAGCTGCCATCGAGCAGAGTGTCAATGAAAAAATCCGAGATCGGCTGCCAGTAAACGTGCGAGAACTGAGCCTGGATGATCCAGAGGTGGAGCAG GTGAGGGGCCGGGGTTTGCCGGATGATCACGCTGGGCCTATTCGAGTTGTTACGATCAAGAGCGTCGATTCCAACATGTGTTGTGGGACTCACGTGAGCAATCTCAGTGACCTTCAG GTCATTAAAATTCTGGGCACTGAGAaggggaaaaagaacaaaaccaacCTGATCTTCCTGGCTGGGAATCGGGTACTGAAGTGGATGGAGAGGAGTCACGGCACTGAGAAGGCGCTCACAGCTCTGCTGAA GTGTGGAGCAGAGGACCACGTGGAAGCAGTGAAGAAGCTGCAGAATTCCAGCAAGCTCCTGCAGAAG AACAACCTGAATCTGCTCAGAGACCTGGCTGTGCACATTGCCCACAGCCTCAGGAACAGCGCGGACTGTGGAGGTGTGATCGCATTACACAG GAAGGATGGCGATTCTGAGTTCATGAATATCATCGCCAATGAGATTGGGCCAGAG GAGACCCTCCTCTTCTTAACTGTGGGCGATGAGAAAGGTGCTGGACTCTTCTTACTGGCAGGACCAGCTGAGGCCGTGGAGACCCTGGGGCCCAG GGTGGCTGAGGTGCTGGAAGGCAAGGGCGCTGGGAAGAAAGGCCGCTTTCAGGGCAAGGCCACCAAGATGAGCCGGCGGGCAGAGGTGCAGGCGCTTCTCCAGGACTACGTCAGCACGCAGAGCGCAGAGGAGTGA
- the PTGES3L gene encoding putative protein PTGES3L isoform X1: protein MFQETPPHVSRAPLLPWQRRASWETRGACGRGSDVTKLRRHSVPDFPRCIILVNGYFKLSAWFVSGTEYTEHWRNRQHARTLWYDRPKYVFMEFCVEDSTDVHVLIEDHRIVFSCKNPDGVEFYNEIEFYAKVNCKDSQDKRSGRSITCFVRKWKEKVAWPRLTKEDIKPVWLSVDFDNWRDWEGDEEVELAQVEHYAELLKKVSTKGPPPAMDDLDDDSDSADATSN, encoded by the exons ATGTTTCAGGAAACGCCGCCGCACGTCAGCCGCGCCCCCCTGCTGCCATGGCAACGGCGCGCCAGCTGGGAAACCCGGGGAGCGTGTGGGCGGGGCTCAGACGTCACCAAGTTGAGACGTCATTCGGTGCCTGACTTCCCTCGGTGTATAATTCTGGTCAATGGTTATTTTAAATTGAGTGCCTGGTTTGTGTCGGGCACTGAGTATACTGAGCATTGGAGAAACAG GCAGCATGCCCGGACCCTGTGGTACGACAGGCCCAAGTATGTGTTCATGGAGTTTTGTGTTGAGGACAGCACGGATGTCCACGTGCTCATCGAAGACCACCGCATTGTGTTCAG CTGCAAGAATCCTGATGGAGTGGAGTTTTACAATGAGATTGAGTTCTATGCCAAGGTGAACTGCAAG GACTCCCAGGATAAGCGCTCTGGCCGCTCTATTACTTGCTTTGTGAGGAAATGGAAGGAGAAGGTGGCCTGGCCCAGGCTCACCAAGGAGGATATCAAG CCAGTGTGGCTGTCTGTGGACTTTGATAACTGGAGAGACTGGGAAGGGGATGAAGAAGTGGAGCTGGCTCAGGTGGAGCATTATGCAGAG CTTTTGAAAAAGGTCAGCACCAAGGGACCACCCCCTGCAATGGATGATCTGGAT GATGATTCTGACAGTGCTGATGCAACAAGTAATTAA
- the PTGES3L gene encoding putative protein PTGES3L isoform X2 produces the protein MEFCVEDSTDVHVLIEDHRIVFSCKNPDGVEFYNEIEFYAKVNCKDSQDKRSGRSITCFVRKWKEKVAWPRLTKEDIKPVWLSVDFDNWRDWEGDEEVELAQVEHYAELLKKVSTKGPPPAMDDLDDDSDSADATSN, from the exons ATGGAGTTTTGTGTTGAGGACAGCACGGATGTCCACGTGCTCATCGAAGACCACCGCATTGTGTTCAG CTGCAAGAATCCTGATGGAGTGGAGTTTTACAATGAGATTGAGTTCTATGCCAAGGTGAACTGCAAG GACTCCCAGGATAAGCGCTCTGGCCGCTCTATTACTTGCTTTGTGAGGAAATGGAAGGAGAAGGTGGCCTGGCCCAGGCTCACCAAGGAGGATATCAAG CCAGTGTGGCTGTCTGTGGACTTTGATAACTGGAGAGACTGGGAAGGGGATGAAGAAGTGGAGCTGGCTCAGGTGGAGCATTATGCAGAG CTTTTGAAAAAGGTCAGCACCAAGGGACCACCCCCTGCAATGGATGATCTGGAT GATGATTCTGACAGTGCTGATGCAACAAGTAATTAA
- the RUNDC1 gene encoding RUN domain-containing protein 1: MAAVEAAAEPVTGLAGAGPKAKDEEEEEEESLPPCEAVRWAPVGAVAEAGPGAAAFSEEAAAEEPGVVPGSPPDSPGRTLRRLRAERRRLDSALLALSSHFAQVQFRLRQVVRGAPAEQQRLLRELEDFAFRGCPHVLGYGGSEDPASDDGDGLPGDRPRLRGEDQSEQEKRERLETQREKQKELILQLKTQLDDLETFAYQEGSYDSLPQSVVLERQRVIIDELIKKLDMNLNEDLSSLSTEELRQRVDAAVAQIVNPARVKEQLVEQLKTQIRDLEMFISFIQDEVGSPLQTGSGHCECKASGKTGSDSSRAGSSRLPPGNSKTKAEDVKRVRETGLHLMRRALAVLQIFAVSQFGCATGQIPQPLWPRGQADRDYSPLLKRLEASVDRVKLLALRHQAHGHVTGSTSLQDLSLGGKDELTVAVRKELTAAVRDLLAHGLYAPSPGMSLVMAPIACLLPAFSSAPEAMHPWELFVKYYHAKNGRAYVESPARKLSQSFALPVTGGTVVTPKQSLLTAIHMVLTEHDPFKRSADSELKALVCMALNEQRLVSWMNLICKSGSLIEPHYQPWSYMAHTGFESALNLLSRLSSLKFSLPVDLAVRQLKNIKDAF; this comes from the exons ATGGCGGCTGTCGAAGCGGCTGCGGAGCCGGTAACTGGGCTGGCGGGCGCGGGACCAAAGGCGAAGgacgaagaggaggaggaagaggagtcgCTGCCGCCGTGCGAGGCAGTGCGGTGGGCGCCGGTGGGGGCGGTGGCGGAGGCCGGGCCCGGAGCGGCGGCGTTCTCCGAAGAGGCGGCAGCCGAGGAGCCCGGAGTGGTCCCCGGCTCCCCGCCGGACTCCCCCGGCCGGACGCTACGGCGGCTGCGGGCCGAGAGGCGGCGGCTGGACTCGGCGCTGCTCGCGCTGTCCTCGCATTTCGCGCAGGTGCAGTTCCGCTTGCGGCAGGTGGTACGCGGGGCGCCGGCGGAGCAGCAGCGCCTCCTGCGCGAGCTCGAGGACTTCGCCTTCCGTGGCTGCCCTCACGTCCTGGGTTACGGGGGCTCGGAGGACCCCGCCAGCGATGATGGCGACGGGCTGCCGGGGGACCGGCCACGGTTACGGGGCGAGGACCAG agtGAGCAGGAGAAACGGGAACGTCTGGAAACCCaaagagagaagcaaaaggaacTGATCCTGCAGCTCAAAACCCAGCTCGATGACCTGGAAACATTTGCCTATCAAGAGGGCAGTTATGACTCCCTTCCACAGTCTGTGGTCTTGGAAAGACAGCGG GTGATCATTGATGAGTTAATAAAGAaactggacatgaatctgaatgAGGACCTCAGCTCACTGTCCACTGAGGAGCTTCGGCAGCGTGTGGATGCCGCTGTGGCTCAAATTGTCAACCCGGCCCGAGTGAAAGAACAGCTGGTTGAGCAGCTGAAAACTCAGATCCGAGACCTCGAGATGTTCATCAGCTTCATCCAAG ATGAAGTAGGAAGCCCATTACAGACAGGGAGTGGACACTGTGAGTGCAAGGCCAGCGGGAAGACAGGAAGTGACTCCAGCAGAGCTGGCAGCAGCAGACTGCCTCCAGGAAACAGCAAAA CGAAGGCAGAAGATGTGAAGAGAGTTCGAGAGACAGGGCTGCACCTGATGCGCCGAGCACTGGCAGTGCTGCAGATCTTTGCCGTCAGCCAGTTCGGGTGTGCCACGGGCCAGATCCCGCAGCCCCTGTGGCCGAGGGGCCAGGCCGACAGGGACTACTCTCCCTTGCTGAAGAGGCTGGAGGCCTCAGTAGACCGGGTGAAGCTGCTCGCCCTGAGACACCAGGCGCACGGGCACGTCACCGGCTCCACCAGCCTCCAGGACCTCTCCCTGGGAGGCAAGGATGAGCTGACGGTGGCTGTGCGGAAGGAGCTGACAGCGGCTGTGAGGGACCTGCTGGCCCACGGACTGTACGCCCCCTCGCCAGGGATGAGCCTCGTCATGGCCCCCATCGCCTGTCTTCTGCCCGCCTTCTCCTCGGCCCCCGAGGCCATGCACCCCTGGGAGCTCTTTGTAAAGTACTACCACGCCAAGAACGGCCGCGCGTACGTGGAATCCCCGGCCCGAAAGCTCTCGCAGTCTTTCGCCTTGCCCGTCACAGGAGGCACGGTGGTGACGCCCAAGCAGAGCCTGCTGACAGCCATCCACATGGTGCTGACGGAGCACGACCCTTTCAAGCGCAGCGCAGACTCGGAGCTGAAGGCCTTGGTGTGCATGGCGCTGAATGAGCAGCGTCTCGTGTCCTGGATGAACCTCATCTGCAAGTCGGGGTCGCTCATCGAGCCCCACTACCAGCCCTGGAGCTACATGGCGCACACAGGCTTTGAGAGCGCCCTCAACCTGCTCAGCCGCCTCAGCAGCCTCAAGTTCAGCCTCCCTGTAGACCTAGCTGTGCGCCAGCTCAAGAACATCAAAGACGCCTTTTGA